The Salvia miltiorrhiza cultivar Shanhuang (shh) chromosome 2, IMPLAD_Smil_shh, whole genome shotgun sequence DNA window TCCATTTAAGATGAAATTTGGAGATATTTATTGCTTTAGAAGCTCCTTTGATTGTAAATAGTCTTCAAATTTTGATAGTTGACCGAACTACCTAGTGCTAAATTGAAGCAATCTGAGAGTACAATAGCATAGGTTTTGTTGACTTGAGATTTGCAAGGACATTGTTTTGGCATGATTGTGTTTCTGTTCAACTTTGATCTGAAACTTTGTAATTAGACATTGTTTTGCTTAATATCTCACTTTTTAAAATTCTGGGTGCAGAAAGAATATACTGGCCAATGTTTATTATTGCAACTTTAGCTGCTATTGTTGCTAGTCAAGCTTCCATATCTGCTACTTTTTCAATAATAAAACAGGCCCTTGCATTAGGATGTTTCCCAAGGGTCAAAGTTGTACATACATCAAAAAAGTTCCTCGGGCAGATTTATGTTCCTGACATGAATTGGATCCTAATGCTTCTTTGTATTGCTGTTACTGCTGGATTCAGAAACCAAAGTCAAATTGGCAATGCTTACGGTGAGTTTTTTCCAGAATGCTGATGCTTTAATTACGCTGTTAATTCAAATCCTACCCTCAATAAGTATCCATAAGATGTTATATCTTTTTCTAGTAGTAACTGAAACATTTACACGTAATGTGGCAACAGGTACGGCAGTTGTGATTGTTATGCTGGTGACCACTCTCCTGATGATCCTTATAATGTTACTAGTTTGGCACTGCCACTGGATGCTGGTTCTACTGTTCACATTCCTTTCTTTACTCGTGGAGTGTACATATTTCTCAGCAGTGCTTCTCAAGGTCAATCAAGGTGGTTGGGTACCGCTTGTGATAGCTTCTGCCTTTCTAGTTATCATGTACGTCTGGCACTATGGTACTGTTAAAAGATACGAGTTTGAGATGCATAGCAAGGTATCCATGGCTTGGATATTGGGGCTCGGTCCTAGCTTAGGATTGGTCCGCGTACCTGGAATCGGACTTGTGTACACTGAACTAGCCAGTGGTGTGCCTCATATCTTCTCACACTTCATCACGAACCTCCCAGCTATACACTCAGTGGTAGTATTTGTGTGTGTGAAGTACCTTCCAGTGTACACAGTCCCAGAAGAAGAAAGATTTCTTGTGAAACGTATCGGGCCGAAAAACTTCCACATGTTCCGCTGTGTCGCAAGATATGGCTACAAGGACCTTCACAAGAAAGACGAAAATTTTGAGAAGAAGCTCTTTGACAATCTGTTCATGTTTGTTCGGCTGGAGTCCATGATGGAAGGCTGCTCCGACTCTGATGACTACAGCTTGTACGGACAGCAGACGAAACAGTCGAGAGACTTCCTATTAAAAGAGGAGACGCGTGCATCCACATCAGACTGTGACCTTACATTCTCATCAGTCGAGTCTATCGTCCCTGCCAGGTCACAGACGCAGATAAGCAACACGATGAATTCATCAGGAGCAGAGAGCAGCCATACAGAAATGGATGAATTGGAGTTTTTGAGCAAGTGTAGGGATGCAGGGGTGGTTCATATTATGGGGAACACTGTGGTTAAAGCAAGAAGGGAGTCTAGGATATACAAGAAAATTGctattgattatatatatgCTTTCCTTAGAAAGATTTGCAGGgagaatagtgtcattttcaatgtACCTCATGAAAGCCTTTTGAATGTTGGCCAGATTTTCTTTGTATAGATAGAAACTATTGTTCTAGCTTTGCTGAGCTAAGAATAACAAGAGATCGCCTACCTGTTATCGCTCCTATATTTCATTTCATTAGATCTCAATCAAATGGGGGGAATTATTGATGTACgaatttatgaaaaaaagtaTCTTCTTAAGTTCCATTTGAACCTATAATTTGTTATTTATGTTCAAACGTAGTTGCTCAATTACCATCTTGATTTTTAATGTCGTTGTTAaccaaatttgaatttcaatacTGCTAAATCTCAAAGTGAAATTGGAGCCAACTTTAAGTGGGAAGAGAGAGGCAGAATAGAAAGAATGAAAGGAAAGTCCCAACAACTATTGAAATCACAAATGCTCTCGCCTCGCCATTGAGTTATCGAAATGACAAATATGGGAAAATATAGCTCTGCTCTCGCAATTGACTTGTTGGGGCTAACTAACGCTAACCACGTTTATATACAATTATTTAGGATAATAAGATTGTGCTAGTATGAAAgtttatttacataaaaaaaattcaaattaaataggACACTCTGAAAAGAATACCAATAAGTCAAATAAAACAAAGgaatatgattttattatcttttgTACATTTACCATGAATTCCATCCAAAAAACATATGTTTTGATTAAAATTTATGGAGTATTTTTCAACCGTAAAAGCACTTACTTTATCAACCAAAATAACCTTAAATAAAAAcactaatataaatatatttgtgaataaaaaatatacttatATTTCATTATCACAATCTTTTTGCTTGCCTCGTATATATGCCCGGGAAAATCTTTCCACAAAAGGCCTCCCATAAAATTTAATTACCAAAAGCTTCAAAATGATGATGAATTTCAATCTCAGACTTTATTAATAGCAATATTCCTTATACTCCCACGCAATCTAATCTGACTTTCTCTATTAATACGAACTGGCAAGTAGCAAGTGGTGATTATTCCACAAAATCGAAGCAAGATTCCTTTTTTTCGGGCAATTAAATCTAAGCAAAGATCAAACAATAATTGCAGAGTTGGGCGCTAAATCCAGAAGcgaaaaaaggaaaagaaagggaTTTTGAGGTGGAGCGAATAAGGACGATGAGGATTAGCATTTAGCAGCAGTAATTATGATCAAGGACTGCGCCAGCACTTGATGGCGGCTATTATTGCAACGACGCATGTGTCGCTgcttctagagagagagagagagaaggcgcGCAGTGCAGGTGAAGATTGAAGAATGCGTTTGAAGAAGAGAATGGAAGTGCGAGAGAGGGGAGAGAAATGAGGAAAGTTGAAGGGGAGAGAGCCACGTGTCGAGATGGGAGTGGAGGAGGGAATGGGGCTCGGTTCCCACAGCATTACATGATGCCAGTTTGTGTGTAACCCCCAAAGTCCTATGACCCCGGCGAATCCTTATTTGTATTCTAGTCTATTGCTAATGTTACTCTCACACAACAcaaactctctttctctctctacatctccctttctctctctatctatttttatttcaattgtctgcccctctttctctctctctccttattCTCGTTTCTCTCGTAGTCATATACCCTAACCCCCCTTTTTTTGCTTCACTCCACCGCTCCCGCAATTCCCATCACTTCATATTCGTCAAGGGGTAGGAAAGATTTGGTTTTTATAAGTTTCTGGGAGTTTTTGATCCACGCCCGAGGTTTGGTGAGTGCTTATTTCTTTCTGGGATACTGTTGTTTTCGAGTATTTCAAGCGGGTCTTGCAATATCAGCTCAATATTGTTTGTTTTGCATTATATTAACAGGGGCCGCTGCTTTAGCTTTTGCATGTCATGCTTTTAGGCTTTAATTGATTTCTAGTTACGATCAATTTTAGTATGTAGGTGATTCTTATTAGATAATGGGGGATTTGGTTTCTGCATTTAGATTAAACTTCATTAGTGTGGGAGGATGAGGCAGTTTTAATCTTCCATATATCAAATGCATTATTGAATATGTGGATCCTGGACGTAGATTACCTCATatgttgtttattttcttgaagATTGAACAACTTAAAAGTCTTTTTGTAGGATTATTTGGAAATGATGTTGATAAGTTACGATGAATTTTAGgttgcatgaaaagtttcatGCTTCAAAGTTCCCTATATGCTCCTATTCAACTGTTAGAAGCTTCTGTTTTTGAATGAACCACATGTGGTTGTAAAATTAGAAGGGCTAGTCGTGTTTCTACGTTTAAACTTGCCGAGCCAATGCTTTCTATAAATGACCAACAACTGTGTTATTCCCGCTGCAGTTCATAAATGTATTGGCAATGAAGGAAAATGGTTCAGAGAATAGTACCATGCTTAATAGAAACTGGGTGTTGAAACGGAAGCGTAGGAAGCTTCCATCCGGCACAGATAAGTCTCGTGACAGAGGGAAAATATTCAGACCTGTAAAATTTTCATCCACTACTAGATTAAAGAATGACAAGGAAGAGGATGATAATCTAGAGCAAACTTCTGGGAAGAAAAAAGGCAACGATGGGGTGAGTTGAATTTTCATTCCTTTTTATCTTCTTTATTCGCATTGTTTCCATAAGCAACCCCTCAAACCTGATGTGAAGTGAAGGAGATAAGAATGTACTTAATAGTTGCAAAAATCTTTTCTTGGAATAATTGAGTTTGCAAAATGTTTTACTCCAGGTGGTTTGTTATGCCTTCAAATATTTTTCTATTGAATCTTATCTCTTAGATATaaaggaattttattttttattaagttcaatgaaaaaCAAGAACTGTTTTACTACCTTTTTTGTATTAGTGTTTCTGAGATTTATCGCCGAGCTAAATCCGCACTACATGCAAATCATTATGATATTACCCCAACTTGGATAGTACTGTTGTATTACACTTCTGAGCTAGATGTCACATGGATCTTTGTTTTTATTATCATACAGTATTATTACGAGTGTGTGGTCTG harbors:
- the LOC131013045 gene encoding potassium transporter 10-like isoform X1, which produces MESGVDSDGGNETTKGSMWVLEQKLDQPMDEEAGRIKNMYREKKFSAFLLLRLAFQSLGVVYGDLGTSPLYVFYNTFPRGIEDPEDVVGALSLIIYSLTLIPLLKYVFIVCRANDNGQGGTLALYSLLCRHAKVKTIPNQHRTDEELTTYSRSTFHEHSLAAKTKRWLEAHTFRRKALLILVLVGNCMVIGDGILTPAISVLSASGGIKVDHPKMSSDVVVLVSVVILVCLFSVQHYGTDKVGWLFAPIVLLWFLMIGGIGIFNIYKYDSSVLRAFSPVYIYRYLRSGRGEGWTSLGGIMLSITGTEALFADLAHFPVSAIQIAFTVIVFPCLLLAYSGQAAYLMENKEHVMDAFYRSIPERIYWPMFIIATLAAIVASQASISATFSIIKQALALGCFPRVKVVHTSKKFLGQIYVPDMNWILMLLCIAVTAGFRNQSQIGNAYGTAVVIVMLVTTLLMILIMLLVWHCHWMLVLLFTFLSLLVECTYFSAVLLKVNQGGWVPLVIASAFLVIMYVWHYGTVKRYEFEMHSKVSMAWILGLGPSLGLVRVPGIGLVYTELASGVPHIFSHFITNLPAIHSVVVFVCVKYLPVYTVPEEERFLVKRIGPKNFHMFRCVARYGYKDLHKKDENFEKKLFDNLFMFVRLESMMEGCSDSDDYSLYGQQTKQSRDFLLKEETRASTSDCDLTFSSVESIVPARSQTQISNTMNSSGAESSHTEMDELEFLSKCRDAGVVHIMGNTVVKARRESRIYKKIAIDYIYAFLRKICRENSVIFNVPHESLLNVGQIFFV
- the LOC131013045 gene encoding potassium transporter 10-like isoform X3, producing the protein MDIHDSHLSVSISFLQWLASKMLIFFFTDAPDNGPIQVLSASGGIKVDHPKMSSDVVVLVSVVILVCLFSVQHYGTDKVGWLFAPIVLLWFLMIGGIGIFNIYKYDSSVLRAFSPVYIYRYLRSGRGEGWTSLGGIMLSITGTEALFADLAHFPVSAIQIAFTVIVFPCLLLAYSGQAAYLMENKEHVMDAFYRSIPERIYWPMFIIATLAAIVASQASISATFSIIKQALALGCFPRVKVVHTSKKFLGQIYVPDMNWILMLLCIAVTAGFRNQSQIGNAYGTAVVIVMLVTTLLMILIMLLVWHCHWMLVLLFTFLSLLVECTYFSAVLLKVNQGGWVPLVIASAFLVIMYVWHYGTVKRYEFEMHSKVSMAWILGLGPSLGLVRVPGIGLVYTELASGVPHIFSHFITNLPAIHSVVVFVCVKYLPVYTVPEEERFLVKRIGPKNFHMFRCVARYGYKDLHKKDENFEKKLFDNLFMFVRLESMMEGCSDSDDYSLYGQQTKQSRDFLLKEETRASTSDCDLTFSSVESIVPARSQTQISNTMNSSGAESSHTEMDELEFLSKCRDAGVVHIMGNTVVKARRESRIYKKIAIDYIYAFLRKICRENSVIFNVPHESLLNVGQIFFV
- the LOC131013045 gene encoding potassium transporter 10-like isoform X2 — translated: MESGVDSDGGNETTKGSMWVLEQKLDQPMDEEAGRIKNMYREKKFSAFLLLRLAFQSLGVVYGDLGTSPLYVFYNTFPRGIEDPEDVVGALSLIIYSLTLIPLLKYVFIVCRANDNGQGGTLALYSLLCRHAKVKTIPNQHRTDEELTTYSRSTFHEHSLAAKTKRWLEAHTFRRKALLILVLVGNCMVIGDGILTPAISVLSASGGIKVDHPKMSSDVVVLVSVVILVCLFSVQHYGTDKVGWLFAPIVLLWFLMIGGIGIFNIYKYDSSVLRAFSPVYIYRYLRSGRGEGWTSLGGIMLSITGTEALFADLAHFPVSAIQIAFTVIVFPCLLLAYSGQAAYLMENKEHVMDAFYRSIPGCFPRVKVVHTSKKFLGQIYVPDMNWILMLLCIAVTAGFRNQSQIGNAYGTAVVIVMLVTTLLMILIMLLVWHCHWMLVLLFTFLSLLVECTYFSAVLLKVNQGGWVPLVIASAFLVIMYVWHYGTVKRYEFEMHSKVSMAWILGLGPSLGLVRVPGIGLVYTELASGVPHIFSHFITNLPAIHSVVVFVCVKYLPVYTVPEEERFLVKRIGPKNFHMFRCVARYGYKDLHKKDENFEKKLFDNLFMFVRLESMMEGCSDSDDYSLYGQQTKQSRDFLLKEETRASTSDCDLTFSSVESIVPARSQTQISNTMNSSGAESSHTEMDELEFLSKCRDAGVVHIMGNTVVKARRESRIYKKIAIDYIYAFLRKICRENSVIFNVPHESLLNVGQIFFV
- the LOC131013045 gene encoding potassium transporter 10-like isoform X4 gives rise to the protein MLIFFFTDAPDNGPIQVLSASGGIKVDHPKMSSDVVVLVSVVILVCLFSVQHYGTDKVGWLFAPIVLLWFLMIGGIGIFNIYKYDSSVLRAFSPVYIYRYLRSGRGEGWTSLGGIMLSITGTEALFADLAHFPVSAIQIAFTVIVFPCLLLAYSGQAAYLMENKEHVMDAFYRSIPERIYWPMFIIATLAAIVASQASISATFSIIKQALALGCFPRVKVVHTSKKFLGQIYVPDMNWILMLLCIAVTAGFRNQSQIGNAYGTAVVIVMLVTTLLMILIMLLVWHCHWMLVLLFTFLSLLVECTYFSAVLLKVNQGGWVPLVIASAFLVIMYVWHYGTVKRYEFEMHSKVSMAWILGLGPSLGLVRVPGIGLVYTELASGVPHIFSHFITNLPAIHSVVVFVCVKYLPVYTVPEEERFLVKRIGPKNFHMFRCVARYGYKDLHKKDENFEKKLFDNLFMFVRLESMMEGCSDSDDYSLYGQQTKQSRDFLLKEETRASTSDCDLTFSSVESIVPARSQTQISNTMNSSGAESSHTEMDELEFLSKCRDAGVVHIMGNTVVKARRESRIYKKIAIDYIYAFLRKICRENSVIFNVPHESLLNVGQIFFV